In Phyllostomus discolor isolate MPI-MPIP mPhyDis1 chromosome 2, mPhyDis1.pri.v3, whole genome shotgun sequence, the following are encoded in one genomic region:
- the POLR2F gene encoding DNA-directed RNA polymerases I, II, and III subunit RPABC2 — protein MSDNEDNFDGDDFDDVEEDEGLDDLENAEEEGQENVEILPSGERPQANQKRITTPYMTKYERARVLGTRALQIAMCAPVMVELEGETDPLLIAMKELKARKIPIIIRRYLPDGSYEDWGVDELIITD, from the exons ATGTCAGACAACGAGGACAA CTTTGATGGTGACGACTTTGATGACGTGGAAGAGGATGAAGGACTAGACGACTTGGAGAATGCTGAGGAG GAGGGCCAGGAGAACGTGGAGATCCTCCCCTCCGGAGAGCGACCGCAGGCCAACCAGAAGCGAATCACCACCCCATACATGACCAAGTACGAGCGAGCCCGCGTGCTGGGCACCCGCGCCCTCCAGATCGC gATGTGCGCCCCGGTGATGGTGGAGCTGGAGGGGGAGACGGACCCCTTGCTCATCGCCATGAAAGAGCTCAA ggcccggaAGATCCCCATCATCATCCGGCGCTACCTGCCCGATGGCAGCTACGAAGACTGGGGGGTGGACGAGCTCATCATCACCGACTGA